DNA sequence from the Callospermophilus lateralis isolate mCalLat2 chromosome 2, mCalLat2.hap1, whole genome shotgun sequence genome:
GCCTGGGACACAGTAAGGATAATCTCATGATCGAAGCTACTATTTATTAGGTGCTAGCTGTCTGTCAGACATTTATATATACCCACCCTAACTGTCatgtctgcccctcccccaaaaaacCTGCAAGGTGGACATGACTTAACAGAGGGTGAAACTGAACTTCAGAGAAGCTGAGTGGGcacccagggtcacacagctgcTCCAGGGAGGGGCCAAAATTAGAACCAGACCCGCCCCAGCCTCCCAACACAAGGCCTTTCTTTGGCTGGGGAGGGGGATCTCATTTGAATCCTGGCCCTCCGCTCACCATGCCTTCCTCTCCAGCTGGCCCCAGAGCATACACTGATGTCCTTCCGGAAGGCACTAGAGCAGAAGCTGTACGGGCTCCAGGCTGACGTCACTGTCAGGTAGGTGTCGGGAAGGGAGGAGGGCGCCTCTCCTCCTCCACAGGGTCTCTGCTGGTGGAACCTCCGGCCCTGCCCTCAAAGCCGTGGAGATCCGCAGCAGGGAGGCACCCTTTCCATGCCAGTGAATCTTGTGCCAAACTCCAGggtataagagagaagagagcagACTCTTGGTCAGGCAGAGTGAAGGGTAAGGACCTGGAGGCACAGATCCACCTGAAGAGAAGCCAGCTCTGTGTCGCGGCTTCATGGGAGGGCTCAAACGCTCAGATAAGGGAAGttagctggggggggggggggcggacaATACTATTACTGTGATGCCAGTTATATTTTAAGGGACCACACAAAGGTGAAAGGTACATTTTATAGCTATAGATATTGAAATATGTATTAGTATAAAGGGGAGGAGGAATCCACCCCAATCTTATAATAGAGATCACCTCTGAGAGGGGGAGATGGGCAGGGTGCCATATAGAGAGTCATACTGGCCATAACAAGGACACCATATATGTGAGGTCACCATTCCCAGAGTGGACATTGTAAAACTGTTTATCATATGTTTCTAGCATGTGGTGGTGACATGCCTTGAGGAGTGGGGGCCGGGCACAGGTGCACTGGGTTAGCTCTTGACAGCCCTGGTCGGGGAGGTAAGGTGGAGATGGGGTGAGATTCGTAAAAGAGGCCTACATTTGCACTGTTCTCATTATGATCAATGGACTTGGTCCCAAGACATGTTCTGCTGCTTCCTGGTGGTCAACCTTGAACCTAGATACTTTCCTCTCCTCGTCTCAGTTTCTCCATTATCGAGTGACCTAGCACCTATCTTCACAGATGATAATGGTCCCAGCCTTTTCCTACCCTCCCTCTCTGGCAGTTCTCACCCCACCTGACCCACACACAGAGTGGAGGGTATTGGCCCTTCAGGGTCACCTACCAGCCAGCCCCCTGTCCACTATTCAGGCAGGGagcctgaggcccagagaggggcaGAGCCAGTCCAGGCCCCATGGTGGTTGGGGAGCAGTGTGTGAGGGGCTGATTGTGGATGGCAGGTGACTTGGTTGGGTGGTGACTCGGTGCCCCCTCCCCACAGCCTGGACGGTGTGCCCTTCCTCATGCACGACACCACACTGCGGCGCACCACCAACGTGGAGCAGGCATTCCCGGAGCTCGCCCGCAGGCCCGCTTCCATGCTCAACTGGACCGTCCTGCAGAGGCTTAACGCCGGGCAGTGGTTCCTGAAGGTCAGACCCCAGTCCTAGACAGGGATTCCACACAGTGAGAGAGGCAGGTGGCCATCAACTCGGGTCACGAGACCAGGCTGGTTAGTGGCCTCTCCAGATTCCGCAGCAGCCAGACCTCATGGTTGTCACTGCTTGGTCTGGATCTGCCTCCCTGGCTGGGACAAGCTGATGGGGGTGCTGACAGCAGAACGGTTCACTCTGGGACACTCTGGAGGGAGGTCAGTTGTCCTGTCTGAGAGGCTAGAGGAGAATGGGCTGGGGTGGAGGTGCTCTGGGAAAACCATTCCCTCTGGAAGCGGAGTTGGGTAGAGGGTAAGGGCGGGGGGCTCTGGAGGCCGCAGCACCACTTCACCTGACGGACACCAGCGGACTCCCGAAGCCCAGGGCTCTCCACACTTGGTTGCTAGGAAAGCATGCAGAGGCCCCAAATGGCAGGTGACAGAACCATGTGTGTCCCTGTCTCTGCCAGACTGACCCCTTCTGGACGGCCAGCTCTCTGTCACCCTCCGACCTCAGGGAGGCCCAGAACCAGTCCATCTGCAGCCTGGAAGAGCTGCTGGAGCTGGCCAAGGGCAACGCCacgctgctcctcaacctccgcgACCCGCCCCGGGAGCACCCCTACCGCAGCAGCTTCCTCAATGTCACGCTGGAGGCCCTGCTGCGGTCTGGCTTCCCACAGCACCAGGTGAGGCCCTGCAGCCACCCCAACCAGCCCTGGCCAGCCCTGCTCCAACCTCAACTCACCTGTCCCCTCTAGACTTCAGGTTTCACATGGGGTCTTAGGCCCCTTGCCTCCTTGCCAGGGTCCTCGCGGGGACCAGAAGGGAACCAGAAAGTCCTTCCTGATGTTCAGTGGGCAGGCGTGGGTCCAGAATCTCCAGTTACTTCAGTGAAGGGCTGCCCAGGTCACTGTGGTGCAATGATTAGGGACCAGAGAAATCAACACCAATTTGTGACAGCAGAGTGATGTGTGTTTGGGTTCTCCATCTTGACATGGCAGCAATCCAGAGTTGTAGCCAGAGGGCTTACAGCCATGGCTGGGACCAAGTGTCCCCTGATAACCATCACACTTAAGTGGTCATCATTTTAACCTTACTCATGCTCTAGTGAGGTAGGTCTTCCTACCCAGAGTTTGCAGAAGAAAACCCTGAGGCTGCCCGCCCCCCTTGCCTGTAGGTCATGTGGCTGCCAAACAGGCAAAGGCCCCTCGTGCGGAAGGTGGCTCCCGGCTTCCAGCAAACGTCAGGCTCCAAGGAGGCTGTCGCCAGTCTGCGGAGAGGCCACATACAGCGGCTGAACCTGCGCTACACTCAGGTGTCCCGCCAGGAGCTCAGGTGCTTGCCCCACCTGGCCCAGAGGTGGGACTGAGTCTCCCCTAGTCTTGACACTCCTCTCACTGCTGGACAGAGGGCAGGGCACACAGGGGTTCTGCACACGTGGTTCAGAGATGTTGTGAGCAGCAAGCAGAGCTGGGTTGGACTGGGAGCTGGGTCCTGGTGCGGGCATTCCTTCCTCCAGGGAAAGTTGGTGGCATGAGGCTATGAAGGGAGCACATTTTACAGGCTTCCCACAGGGAGAAGCCAGTGCCCGGAACCAACCAACCTCTGTCCCTGCCCAGGGACTACGCGTCCTGGAACCTGAGTGTGAACCTCTACACTGTCAATGCGCCGTGGCTCTTCTCCCTGCTGTGGTGCGCTGGGGTCCCGTCTGTCACCTCTGACAACTCCCACACCCTGTCCCAGGTGCCTTCCCCACTCTGGATCATGGTGAGTTGGAGACTGTTGGGGGGCAGAGGACACCTGGGTTGGTGTAGAGAGCTGCCTGTGGCCTACCCCTACCACTCAGCAAGCTCTGTGCTGGGGGCTGTCCCTGGGGAGGTCTCGGGGCTGGAGGTGTCCCTGGTGTGGATGCAGGCTTGAGGCAAGAGGAGAATTTACCTCGCCTCTGGGGCTGCACTGAGGCGCTCAAGGAACTCTGGGCCCTACTCAGGGAGGAGCACATCACGTAGGGGCCCTCAAAAAGCAAATAGCTACTTGGAGTTTTCGTTTGGAGTGTGttcattatatttgattttaaaGTAAGGGAAAAGAACAATAGGACAAGAATTAGGAATGTTAAAAGCCTTCCTTGAAAATAGTGAATCAAATGGTGTTGAGCTGGTGGGCTGAGCACCCGCAGGCTGAGTTCTAGTCCCTGTGCTGCCTCCCAGTAGCTGGGGAGCCCTGGCTTCCCTCCTGTGCGGCTCCTGCTGCCATGAAAGGCAGACACAGGGCCCCTTATGGCCTCGTGGGTGGCATCGTCAGCAAGTTACATCTGAGTTAGGATGGACTcatgagggagagagaaggaagcaAGAAGCAGCCCTCGAGGAGAGGAGGAAATGGGGATCCGGGCCGTGGCCTGCATGTTAGAACCCATCACAGCCTCCAGGTCCCTAAATACCTGCTCTCCAGCTCTCACCTGCCTTTCATCCTTTAAAACCTCCCGAGTTGGCACAAAACCACTCACTACCAGCGCGGGTGACGAGCTCATCCCCTCCCAGCATGCCTGAGACCCAGGAGCCTGAGGCTACACACAGGGCCCTGCCTTTCCCAGCCCCTCAGTGTTCCCTGGGGGGAAGCCCCTTCTCTCTGCCCTCCAGTCCTCATGCGGTGACACATACTCCTACCCCACACAGTGCTACACACCTGTCCACAGGTTCGCAACTCACCGGCCAGTTGTATCACACCCTTACATTCATATGCACATATGTTCAGACATACAGTACCTTTGTTTCATCATTTGGTTCTTGCTTTAAGCCACGGACCCTCCAGATTTAACATCCATCATTTCTACCctgagtgtgtgcatgtgcacgtgCGCAcgcgcaaacacacacacacacacacacacacacacacacacacatacactctctcTCACACTGAGGCCCACAGTACGCAGAGCCCACTCCTACAAAGTAAAATCATAAGCCTCCATCCCCCTCAAGGTCCTCCTTACCCTCCTTGATGGTCACGTAGGGTCCTCCAGCCCATGGACCCTCTGTCTGGATGGGCCATGACTGGAAGCTGGCCTCGGGCCATCTGTCCACAGCCCCCGGACGAGTACTGTCTCATGTGGGTCACCGCCGACCTGATCTCCTTCACCCTCATCGTTGGCATCTTCGTGCTTCAGAAGTGAGTAGGCGCTGACACTTCCACGGCCGTCCCACCCCTTGGCAGGCCCAGCCCCCACCCAGCCAGGTGGACCTACCCAGGAGGGAAGATGGGAGTCCCCGGGGTCCCCCAGCCTTGCCTTCTTCCAGCAGAGGCTGGGTGCCTTCTGGAACGAGTGCCCAGCTAGGAGCCCAGAGCCAAGCTCTGTCCTGATTCGCTGTGTGGACTTTGGCCAACTGGGCCCCGCTGTAGCTTGCCTGCCCCTGTTAGCCGGGCATGATTCCCAGCAGCACTGAGCCCTCGCCTGTGCCTGGTGGAAagcctccccacctccccctCAGGGCGGCAGCTGGGATGTGGGTGGGTGGGGTCCAGGGGAGGGTTTAGGGCCAACCTGGGGGCCCAGCCCAGCCAGGAACCAAGGGGCTGGGTTTTATTCTTGACTGACGTTCTCTCTCTGTCCCATCCTGCTCTGATCCGGCGCAtgtccctcctctctcccctccccccctcTGCTGCACTCTGGCACCTCACAGCTATCACTTGATCAGGTAATTCTAGTGTGCTCCTCCTCCTGTTCCTCTTTCTCCTTACTTGCCAGTCCCTTCTCTAGTTCTGTCTGAAAAGCTGCCGTGCATCAAGCTCTGGGCCTGGGTCACCCTCGCCAACACACCCCCTTGCCTGAAGCCCCGCACCCCTCCTTCTctccccagccctcctccctGCTCTTCCCATCTTGCCATGTGTGTCCCTCTGCTCTCTGTTCTCACTGCAGTTTCTGCCAGTGGGGACCAGTGTTTCCTTGACAGGTCCCTGACCCTGTCTCTCAGCACCAACGTGTCTCCCTCAGGGAGGGGGTCCCTGCCTGAGCACCCCATCCCCCCGAGTCCAGACCTTATGGGGGCCTTCACCACCTGCCCAGCACAGACCCCAAGTTCCTGCCTCTCTGGCTTCCTCCTCCCTCCGCCACACTCTTTACCTTTCTCTGTGTCTCTCCCATCCCTTCTTCcctcctctgtctctgacccccaCTGCCACTCCTCTCCCTGACATCGCCTCTCCCCTTCCCCTGGGAGGAGCCCCACAACGTCTTCCTGTCCTAGATGCACCTAGCTGCAGAGACCGTAGCCTGATACCTTCCTGCTGGGTTTTAATGTTAATTTCCAAGATGAGAACTTTGTCTTAGGCATCCCTTGGTCAACTGCCTTGGGCCCTCCTGGGTCAGGTACCTTTACTGACCAGCTTTTTTAGGAGGAGAACCTGCCCTCTGGCTATGGGACTGGGGGAGGGACATTTAGCCAGTTGATCCTTCCTCTGTCCACAGAGGCAGTAGACACTCACGATGCTGCCCAGTGTCGTGCTGGGTCCTTCAGATACAACCAGGGCAGTGTCATTGTCCCCGGAGGGTCGGGGCAGCATCATGGAGAAGGAGACCTGGGGGATGAGGCAGGGGGAAAAGATCATTTCCCTGTGGGCCTCATTCTTCTGTTTGTTCACTCAAGGAGTCCTTGTCTAGCACCCGCTAGGCAGGCACTGAGATTGGCGTTGGGGGCCCACTGCTGGATAAGAGGTGCCATCCGTACCCCCGAGGATTTGCAGGGCAGCCAGCCCAGCCAGGGGGCAGGTGCCTTCCCCTCCGCCTCCTGCTTTCTCCTTGTCTGTCTGCTCTGTCCACCCATCCGTCTGTCCATTTCTGCTGTGCTGACCCCATCCAGAAACTCACAATTGATTTCTTGTGGAGTCTTGGTTCCTTCCACCGGCCCAAGCAGGATTTGGTCCCCTAGAAGGCTGGGTGCTTGTTTCCAAGCTGCCCTTTATCTCCTTTTGGTGGGGTAGGGTGCGGGGGGTCATGAATCCTTCTGCCTAAATCCTAGGAAACATCCAAGGGAGGCCAGGGATTTGGGGTTAGTTTGGAGGGACTACTACAGCGAAGGCAGTGTCCGGGGCTGGGCCCAGGAGACTGAGTCCTCCCCACTCTCTCTTGGTCCCTGCGTGCCTTGTGCACGCCCATCTCCCAGCCCACCCTCAGGTCAGTGTGTTCACCAccctgcccctcccagccttcagGAGGATTCATGCTCCAGCCTGCCCCTCCCTTTAGGGTTGCTGGAGCAGAGCCACAGACACCCCACCCCAAGTCGCTCTAACGCCCTTGCCTCCCAGACCTGTGAAGATCACTTGTGAGCAGTGCTATTACCCTGctgcccttcccttcccttcatctcTGGGTTTCCTTCTGGCTTCCCTGGGCCTGTCATGATGGTGGAGCTGTGGGAGGCATCAGCTGGAACTTCCTGACATTGATGTGGATTCCAGGGCAAGTCACAAGTCATGCCTGCTAAACTCCTTCCTCCCTGAGATTGTCCCAAAGAGCCAGGTGCATAACTGGAGGCACCTGAGACAGAACTAACCAACCATCTTTCTGGGCCGGGTTGCCAGTTTAGGGTTCTGGAGGTAAAGGGAGGCAGGAGAGCCCTGGCCGAGAACCAGCAGACTCTGACACAAGTCCCCGCCCTGCCCCTCTCTGGACCTGTTTCCCTATTTGTCCAGTGGAACATGAGTCTTGCCGGTTTCTCAGGCCACATCCAGAGAGGCTCTGGAAGTGGCAGGGTCTGTGCTGCAGGAAGGGGTGGGGAAGGACCTGATGCCCATGGGACCATTTCTGCAGGTGGCGCCTAGGTGGCATCCGGAGCTACAACCCTGAGCAGATCATGCTGAGCGCTGCGGTGCGCCGGACCAGCCGGGATGTCAGCATCATGAAGGAGAAGCTCATCTTCTCGGGTAAGCAGCCTGAAGACAGGCGAAGCAGGCCCTGGCCGGGGGCTCACACCTACAAGCAATGTCACACAGCGCATGTATGTAGGGACACAGACGGGTGTACATAGCCCACTTGGGTTTACACCTGCACACATACAGAGGCACACACATACAGAGGCACACACAGGAACACACACACCTCCACAGGCAGGCAGCTCGGGATCCTGTGGCTCCCTTTCACACCACAGTTGTTGGGCAAGGGCGATGTGCGGGCGGGGAGGGGCCTGTTTGAAGGTCCATCTCCCTTCCCCTAGTTCACATACAGGAGCACAAATAATGATTTTACCCTACTCGTTGCTAGCCCCTGTTGGCAAGCCCTGTCGGATGGAGGAGGCAGCTATATGGACAGACATGGAAAATTGAGAGTTGCTGGAGCTCTCCCAATGCGGGTGCTGAGGAGAGTGGGGTCGGAGCTCCCTGGGGCAGCAAGGAAGGTTTTGGTGTGATGATGTAGCTGGAGTGTGGAGGGCGGTAGAGAGTACCCGGGTAGTGGGTGGAGGGTGCTCCCGGTGGGGGCAGTGTGGGAACACTTCGCCTGGGCACCAGGAACCAGAGAGATTCTTCTGGGCTGAGCTCCACTCAGCAGACCTTCCCCGAACCCGCCTGTGCCCTGCATTCTGCCATCTCTACAGCCCAGATGTTCGGGAGCCACTCTGTTTAGTCGGGTCCTAGAACTCACACCAAATGTGGTGGGGCCAAAGGAAGCAGGGGCTGTCCATGAAGAGGCCCATCCCTCCTGGGGGACTCGGAGGAGGCTTCCACAAGGGGGACACAACACAGCTGAGAAGACTTGAGTCAGAGTTTAGGAAAAGGAAGTGTCCACAGG
Encoded proteins:
- the Gdpd5 gene encoding glycerophosphodiester phosphodiesterase domain-containing protein 5 isoform X2 — encoded protein: MVRHQPLQYYEPQLCLSCLTGIYGCRWKRYQRSHDDTTPWERLWFLLLTFTFGLTLTWLYFWWEVHNDYDEFNWYLYNRMGYWSDWSVPILVTTAAAFTYIAGLLVLALCHIAVGQQMNLHWLHKIGLVVILASTVVAMSAVAQLWEDEWEMLLISLQGTAPFLHMGALAAITALSWIVAGQFSRAERSSSQVTILCTFFTVVFALYLAPLTISSPCIMEKKDLGPKPALIGHRGAPMLAPEHTLMSFRKALEQKLYGLQADVTVSLDGVPFLMHDTTLRRTTNVEQAFPELARRPASMLNWTVLQRLNAGQWFLKTDPFWTASSLSPSDLREAQNQSICSLEELLELAKGNATLLLNLRDPPREHPYRSSFLNVTLEALLRSGFPQHQVMWLPNRQRPLVRKVAPGFQQTSGSKEAVASLRRGHIQRLNLRYTQVSRQELRDYASWNLSVNLYTVNAPWLFSLLWCAGVPSVTSDNSHTLSQVPSPLWIMPPDEYCLMWVTADLISFTLIVGIFVLQKWRLGGIRSYNPEQIMLSAAVRRTSRDVSIMKEKLIFSEISDGVEVSDELSVCSDSSYDTYANSTATPAGPRGGGSHTKTLTDRGGR
- the Gdpd5 gene encoding glycerophosphodiester phosphodiesterase domain-containing protein 5 isoform X1, producing MVRHQPLQYYEPQLCLSCLTGIYGCRWKRYQRSHDDTTPWERLWFLLLTFTFGLTLTWLYFWWEVHNDYDEFNWYLYNRMGYWSDWSVPILVTTAAAFTYIAGLLVLALCHIAVGQQMNLHWLHKIGLVVILASTVVAMSAVAQLWEDEWEMLLISLQGTAPFLHMGALAAITALSWIVAGQFSRAERSSSQVTILCTFFTVVFALYLAPLTISSPCIMEKKDLGPKPALIGHRGAPMLAPEHTLMSFRKALEQKLYGLQADVTVSLDGVPFLMHDTTLRRTTNVEQAFPELARRPASMLNWTVLQRLNAGQWFLKTDPFWTASSLSPSDLREAQNQSICSLEELLELAKGNATLLLNLRDPPREHPYRSSFLNVTLEALLRSGFPQHQVMWLPNRQRPLVRKVAPGFQQTSGSKEAVASLRRGHIQRLNLRYTQVSRQELRDYASWNLSVNLYTVNAPWLFSLLWCAGVPSVTSDNSHTLSQVPSPLWIMPPDEYCLMWVTADLISFTLIVGIFVLQNYHLIRWRLGGIRSYNPEQIMLSAAVRRTSRDVSIMKEKLIFSEISDGVEVSDELSVCSDSSYDTYANSTATPAGPRGGGSHTKTLTDRGGR